In Mastacembelus armatus chromosome 5, fMasArm1.2, whole genome shotgun sequence, a single genomic region encodes these proteins:
- the eps8l3a gene encoding epidermal growth factor receptor kinase substrate 8 isoform X3 has protein sequence MFRSISPFDNDSSSYAGSTLSNGYSTTDEVSSQVSGLSKPSAKSVYSVQRKEYAASMNKMMDKFQYKVEHLFTCDLDGRQLRSVADCVERLKLLDRMGRVWGQSMLLEVHGAHLLLTDTETKEELETLALSDILELKAVLDPGAFNSLLIVSAQPRNKNTTAVFMFQCEDVRADYVQRDLSRALSHRRHNPSSSTGLIVGHESMKNLHNPATTPEPEKQWAAADYEEDGMFEPQEEQEQEEEEQSSQPFLPPTRPYTELDRNVDILNHVLNDIEIFTGQVMEAAAKNSKKKKKKKGGKDVDDMPSAGEFAGCFQKTKYAFNLLGELNGKIHNPSAPDIVHSLFSTLAFVVPHCSKDLPPTIVAPLLTPQCIRVMSEEASSEEDQLWQSLGDPWNIPSTKWPEDDEDIPTYAPDFTDGWQPPAVTSAPAVLEPVSTKGRPQPAPITQRDSSTDGQASADWTPPHEAQKPCSGESSLCCMRVMYDFISRNHRELSIRKGEVVELLDMSRQWWKVRNSRGEVGYVPNNVLKDHEDQPNEQTGGSPVLTKQSKPADVKAWLEDKGFSKITVRCLGVLSGSMLLGMTREELKTVCPEEGGRVFFQLQAVRSAMDATS, from the exons ATGTTCAGGAGTATCAGTCCCTTTGACAATGACAGCAGCAGCTACGCAGGATCAACCCTGTCCAA TGGTTATTCCACTACGGATGAGGTGTCATCACAGGTGTCGGGTTTGTCGAAGCCCAGTGCAAAGTCAGTTTACT CAGTGCAGAGGAAGGAATATGCAGCGTCGATGAATAAGATGATGGACAAGTTTCAGTACAAAGTGGAG CACTTGTTCACCTGTGACCTTGATGGGAGGCAGCTGAGAAGCGTAGCTGACTGTGTGGAGCGGCTGAAGCTGCTGGACAGGATGGGTCGTGTGTGGGGTCAGAGCATGCTGCTGGAGGTGCACGGCGCCCACCTGTTGCTCACGGACACTGAAACCAAG gaggagctggagactTTGGCTCTAAGTGACATCCTGGAGCTAAAGGCCGTTCTGGACCCTGGAGCGTTTAACTCCCTGCTCATAGTGTCAGCACAGCCCAGGAACAAAAACACCACTGCTGTCTTCATGTTCCAGTGTGAGGATGTCAGG GCTGACTACGTCCAGAGGGATCTCTCCCGAGCACTGTCGCACAGGAGACACAACCCGAGCAG cagcacaggccTGATAGTTGGACACGAAAGCATGAAAAACCTCCATAATCCTGCAACGACCCCAGAACCAGAGAAgcagtgggctgctgctgaCTATG AAGAGGATGGCATGTTTGAGCctcaggaggagcaggagcaggaggaggaggaacagtcCTCACAGCCCTTTTTGCCTCCTACACGTCCGTACACTGAGCTGGACAGGAACGTG GATATCTTGAATCACGTTTTAAATGACATAGAAATCTTCACTGGGCAGGTCATGGAAGCAGCAGCTAAAAactcaaagaaaaagaagaaaaagaaaggaggcaAAG ACGTGGATGACATGCCCAGTGCAGGAGAATTTGCAGGCTGTTTCCAGAAGACCAAATATGCTTTTAACCTTCTG GGGGAGCTCAACGGAAAGATTCATAATCCCAGTGCTCCTGACATTGTGCACTCGCTCTTCTCCACATTGGCGTTT GTGGTGCCTCACTGTTCGAAGGATCTGCCACCGACCATTGTGGCCCCACTGCTGACGCCTCAGTGTATCCGTGTCATGAGTGAAGAGGCCTCCTCAGAGGAGGACCAGCTGTGGCAGTCTCTGGGAGACCCCTGGAACATCCCCAG TACCAAATGGCCAGAGGACGACGAGGACATCCCCACATACGCTCCGGACTTCACTGACGGCTGGCAGCCTCCTGCAGTGACCTCAGCGCCTGCAGTCCTTGAACCTGTGAGCACGAAGGGTCGTCCTCAACCTGCACCCATCACCCAACGTGACTCCAGCACAGATGGACAG GCCTCAGCCGACTGGACGCCCCCACATGAAGCACAGAAACCATG CTCAGGTGAATCAAGTCTCTGCTGCATGCGTGTTATGTACGACTTCATTTCAAGAAACCACAGAGAGCTCAGCATCAGAAAAGGAGAAGTAGTTGAG CTGCTGGACATGTCGAGACAGTGGTGGAAAGTGAGGAACAGCAGGGGGGAGGTGGGCTACGTACCCAACAATGTCCTGAAGGATCATGAGGATCAGCCTAATGAG CAAACTGGGGGATCTCCTGTCCTGACAAAGCAGTCCAAGCCTGCAGATGTGAAAGCCTGGCTGGAAGACAAGGGCTTTAGTAAAAT CACCGTGCGCTGCCTGGGTGTGCTGAGTGGCTCCATGCTCCTGGGCATGACCAGAGAGGAACTGAAGACGGTGTGTCCGGAGGAAGGAGGACGAGTCTTCTTCCAGTTGCAAGCAGTCAGGTCTGCGATGGAT GCTACCAGCTAA
- the eps8l3a gene encoding epidermal growth factor receptor kinase substrate 8 isoform X1, which produces MFRSISPFDNDSSSYAGSTLSNGYSTTDEVSSQVSGLSKPSAKSVYSVQRKEYAASMNKMMDKFQYKVEHLFTCDLDGRQLRSVADCVERLKLLDRMGRVWGQSMLLEVHGAHLLLTDTETKEELETLALSDILELKAVLDPGAFNSLLIVSAQPRNKNTTAVFMFQCEDVRADYVQRDLSRALSHRRHNPSSSSTGLIVGHESMKNLHNPATTPEPEKQWAAADYEEDGMFEPQEEQEQEEEEQSSQPFLPPTRPYTELDRNVDILNHVLNDIEIFTGQVMEAAAKNSKKKKKKKGGKDVDDMPSAGEFAGCFQKTKYAFNLLGELNGKIHNPSAPDIVHSLFSTLAFVVPHCSKDLPPTIVAPLLTPQCIRVMSEEASSEEDQLWQSLGDPWNIPSTKWPEDDEDIPTYAPDFTDGWQPPAVTSAPAVLEPVSTKGRPQPAPITQRDSSTDGQASADWTPPHEAQKPCSGESSLCCMRVMYDFISRNHRELSIRKGEVVELLDMSRQWWKVRNSRGEVGYVPNNVLKDHEDQPNEQTGGSPVLTKQSKPADVKAWLEDKGFSKITVRCLGVLSGSMLLGMTREELKTVCPEEGGRVFFQLQAVRSAMDATS; this is translated from the exons ATGTTCAGGAGTATCAGTCCCTTTGACAATGACAGCAGCAGCTACGCAGGATCAACCCTGTCCAA TGGTTATTCCACTACGGATGAGGTGTCATCACAGGTGTCGGGTTTGTCGAAGCCCAGTGCAAAGTCAGTTTACT CAGTGCAGAGGAAGGAATATGCAGCGTCGATGAATAAGATGATGGACAAGTTTCAGTACAAAGTGGAG CACTTGTTCACCTGTGACCTTGATGGGAGGCAGCTGAGAAGCGTAGCTGACTGTGTGGAGCGGCTGAAGCTGCTGGACAGGATGGGTCGTGTGTGGGGTCAGAGCATGCTGCTGGAGGTGCACGGCGCCCACCTGTTGCTCACGGACACTGAAACCAAG gaggagctggagactTTGGCTCTAAGTGACATCCTGGAGCTAAAGGCCGTTCTGGACCCTGGAGCGTTTAACTCCCTGCTCATAGTGTCAGCACAGCCCAGGAACAAAAACACCACTGCTGTCTTCATGTTCCAGTGTGAGGATGTCAGG GCTGACTACGTCCAGAGGGATCTCTCCCGAGCACTGTCGCACAGGAGACACAACCCGAGCAG cagcagcacaggccTGATAGTTGGACACGAAAGCATGAAAAACCTCCATAATCCTGCAACGACCCCAGAACCAGAGAAgcagtgggctgctgctgaCTATG AAGAGGATGGCATGTTTGAGCctcaggaggagcaggagcaggaggaggaggaacagtcCTCACAGCCCTTTTTGCCTCCTACACGTCCGTACACTGAGCTGGACAGGAACGTG GATATCTTGAATCACGTTTTAAATGACATAGAAATCTTCACTGGGCAGGTCATGGAAGCAGCAGCTAAAAactcaaagaaaaagaagaaaaagaaaggaggcaAAG ACGTGGATGACATGCCCAGTGCAGGAGAATTTGCAGGCTGTTTCCAGAAGACCAAATATGCTTTTAACCTTCTG GGGGAGCTCAACGGAAAGATTCATAATCCCAGTGCTCCTGACATTGTGCACTCGCTCTTCTCCACATTGGCGTTT GTGGTGCCTCACTGTTCGAAGGATCTGCCACCGACCATTGTGGCCCCACTGCTGACGCCTCAGTGTATCCGTGTCATGAGTGAAGAGGCCTCCTCAGAGGAGGACCAGCTGTGGCAGTCTCTGGGAGACCCCTGGAACATCCCCAG TACCAAATGGCCAGAGGACGACGAGGACATCCCCACATACGCTCCGGACTTCACTGACGGCTGGCAGCCTCCTGCAGTGACCTCAGCGCCTGCAGTCCTTGAACCTGTGAGCACGAAGGGTCGTCCTCAACCTGCACCCATCACCCAACGTGACTCCAGCACAGATGGACAG GCCTCAGCCGACTGGACGCCCCCACATGAAGCACAGAAACCATG CTCAGGTGAATCAAGTCTCTGCTGCATGCGTGTTATGTACGACTTCATTTCAAGAAACCACAGAGAGCTCAGCATCAGAAAAGGAGAAGTAGTTGAG CTGCTGGACATGTCGAGACAGTGGTGGAAAGTGAGGAACAGCAGGGGGGAGGTGGGCTACGTACCCAACAATGTCCTGAAGGATCATGAGGATCAGCCTAATGAG CAAACTGGGGGATCTCCTGTCCTGACAAAGCAGTCCAAGCCTGCAGATGTGAAAGCCTGGCTGGAAGACAAGGGCTTTAGTAAAAT CACCGTGCGCTGCCTGGGTGTGCTGAGTGGCTCCATGCTCCTGGGCATGACCAGAGAGGAACTGAAGACGGTGTGTCCGGAGGAAGGAGGACGAGTCTTCTTCCAGTTGCAAGCAGTCAGGTCTGCGATGGAT GCTACCAGCTAA
- the eps8l3a gene encoding epidermal growth factor receptor kinase substrate 8 isoform X2 translates to MFRSISPFDNDSSSYAGSTLSNGYSTTDEVSSQVSGLSKPSAKSVYLQRKEYAASMNKMMDKFQYKVEHLFTCDLDGRQLRSVADCVERLKLLDRMGRVWGQSMLLEVHGAHLLLTDTETKEELETLALSDILELKAVLDPGAFNSLLIVSAQPRNKNTTAVFMFQCEDVRADYVQRDLSRALSHRRHNPSSSSTGLIVGHESMKNLHNPATTPEPEKQWAAADYEEDGMFEPQEEQEQEEEEQSSQPFLPPTRPYTELDRNVDILNHVLNDIEIFTGQVMEAAAKNSKKKKKKKGGKDVDDMPSAGEFAGCFQKTKYAFNLLGELNGKIHNPSAPDIVHSLFSTLAFVVPHCSKDLPPTIVAPLLTPQCIRVMSEEASSEEDQLWQSLGDPWNIPSTKWPEDDEDIPTYAPDFTDGWQPPAVTSAPAVLEPVSTKGRPQPAPITQRDSSTDGQASADWTPPHEAQKPCSGESSLCCMRVMYDFISRNHRELSIRKGEVVELLDMSRQWWKVRNSRGEVGYVPNNVLKDHEDQPNEQTGGSPVLTKQSKPADVKAWLEDKGFSKITVRCLGVLSGSMLLGMTREELKTVCPEEGGRVFFQLQAVRSAMDATS, encoded by the exons ATGTTCAGGAGTATCAGTCCCTTTGACAATGACAGCAGCAGCTACGCAGGATCAACCCTGTCCAA TGGTTATTCCACTACGGATGAGGTGTCATCACAGGTGTCGGGTTTGTCGAAGCCCAGTGCAAAGTCAGTTTACT TGCAGAGGAAGGAATATGCAGCGTCGATGAATAAGATGATGGACAAGTTTCAGTACAAAGTGGAG CACTTGTTCACCTGTGACCTTGATGGGAGGCAGCTGAGAAGCGTAGCTGACTGTGTGGAGCGGCTGAAGCTGCTGGACAGGATGGGTCGTGTGTGGGGTCAGAGCATGCTGCTGGAGGTGCACGGCGCCCACCTGTTGCTCACGGACACTGAAACCAAG gaggagctggagactTTGGCTCTAAGTGACATCCTGGAGCTAAAGGCCGTTCTGGACCCTGGAGCGTTTAACTCCCTGCTCATAGTGTCAGCACAGCCCAGGAACAAAAACACCACTGCTGTCTTCATGTTCCAGTGTGAGGATGTCAGG GCTGACTACGTCCAGAGGGATCTCTCCCGAGCACTGTCGCACAGGAGACACAACCCGAGCAG cagcagcacaggccTGATAGTTGGACACGAAAGCATGAAAAACCTCCATAATCCTGCAACGACCCCAGAACCAGAGAAgcagtgggctgctgctgaCTATG AAGAGGATGGCATGTTTGAGCctcaggaggagcaggagcaggaggaggaggaacagtcCTCACAGCCCTTTTTGCCTCCTACACGTCCGTACACTGAGCTGGACAGGAACGTG GATATCTTGAATCACGTTTTAAATGACATAGAAATCTTCACTGGGCAGGTCATGGAAGCAGCAGCTAAAAactcaaagaaaaagaagaaaaagaaaggaggcaAAG ACGTGGATGACATGCCCAGTGCAGGAGAATTTGCAGGCTGTTTCCAGAAGACCAAATATGCTTTTAACCTTCTG GGGGAGCTCAACGGAAAGATTCATAATCCCAGTGCTCCTGACATTGTGCACTCGCTCTTCTCCACATTGGCGTTT GTGGTGCCTCACTGTTCGAAGGATCTGCCACCGACCATTGTGGCCCCACTGCTGACGCCTCAGTGTATCCGTGTCATGAGTGAAGAGGCCTCCTCAGAGGAGGACCAGCTGTGGCAGTCTCTGGGAGACCCCTGGAACATCCCCAG TACCAAATGGCCAGAGGACGACGAGGACATCCCCACATACGCTCCGGACTTCACTGACGGCTGGCAGCCTCCTGCAGTGACCTCAGCGCCTGCAGTCCTTGAACCTGTGAGCACGAAGGGTCGTCCTCAACCTGCACCCATCACCCAACGTGACTCCAGCACAGATGGACAG GCCTCAGCCGACTGGACGCCCCCACATGAAGCACAGAAACCATG CTCAGGTGAATCAAGTCTCTGCTGCATGCGTGTTATGTACGACTTCATTTCAAGAAACCACAGAGAGCTCAGCATCAGAAAAGGAGAAGTAGTTGAG CTGCTGGACATGTCGAGACAGTGGTGGAAAGTGAGGAACAGCAGGGGGGAGGTGGGCTACGTACCCAACAATGTCCTGAAGGATCATGAGGATCAGCCTAATGAG CAAACTGGGGGATCTCCTGTCCTGACAAAGCAGTCCAAGCCTGCAGATGTGAAAGCCTGGCTGGAAGACAAGGGCTTTAGTAAAAT CACCGTGCGCTGCCTGGGTGTGCTGAGTGGCTCCATGCTCCTGGGCATGACCAGAGAGGAACTGAAGACGGTGTGTCCGGAGGAAGGAGGACGAGTCTTCTTCCAGTTGCAAGCAGTCAGGTCTGCGATGGAT GCTACCAGCTAA